In one window of Nakamurella alba DNA:
- a CDS encoding ABC transporter permease, producing MTSAVVGIGAPPGTAGRGGPLTGLGPLLRLCLRRERIPLLCWVIGVGLVVGTSFPAIAALYPEAAARADLAIGVGSNPATVAITGPVFDSSVGGLSAWRVGVIGSTVLALMAVFTVVRRTRGDEEAGRTELLAATAVGRSAQLASAVLVAAAAAVAVGLLGLLGALSTGSAVTGSLLLVAALAGCSWVFAAVAALAAQLAGSARGATVLAGTAVGVAFLLRATADGSDLPWLRWLSPIGWVEQLQPFAANRWPVLLLYPAAAVLLLLPAAWYQRRRDLGAGLLPTRPGRAVGRLSGIGGLGVRLQWGSAAGWAVGLAVAGAVLGGVAGGADQLLQGSPQIQELFRRLGGDGGISAVVLAAIGGFVGIAVAGQAVSIALRLRAEEEAARTELLLSCPVSRTRLFAVQLLWVVVAPAVSLTLCGLSAGVALGARGGSGAGLGDGLSALLVQLPAVWVMGGIALLLVGLAPRAIGVAWAAVGVALLLGQLGDLLRLPRWVIDLSPFGHLPQLPSAAMDWTPVLVLTGIAAVLVIAGLLGFRRRDVG from the coding sequence ATGACCTCGGCGGTGGTGGGGATCGGTGCTCCGCCGGGAACGGCCGGGCGGGGTGGGCCGCTGACCGGCCTCGGCCCGCTGCTACGGCTGTGCCTGCGCCGGGAGCGGATCCCGTTGCTGTGCTGGGTGATCGGGGTCGGGCTGGTGGTCGGCACCAGCTTCCCGGCGATCGCGGCGCTGTACCCGGAGGCCGCCGCCCGGGCCGACCTCGCGATCGGGGTCGGGTCGAACCCGGCCACCGTCGCGATCACCGGCCCGGTGTTCGACAGCTCGGTGGGCGGGCTGTCGGCCTGGCGGGTCGGGGTGATCGGCTCCACCGTGCTGGCGCTGATGGCCGTGTTCACGGTGGTCCGGCGCACCCGCGGCGACGAGGAAGCGGGCCGGACCGAGCTGCTGGCCGCCACCGCGGTGGGGCGCTCCGCGCAGCTCGCCTCCGCGGTCCTGGTCGCCGCTGCCGCAGCGGTGGCGGTTGGTCTGCTCGGGCTGCTCGGCGCGCTGTCCACCGGGTCGGCGGTCACCGGGTCTCTGCTGCTGGTCGCCGCCCTGGCCGGTTGCTCCTGGGTGTTCGCCGCGGTGGCGGCGCTGGCCGCGCAACTCGCCGGGTCCGCCCGCGGGGCAACCGTGCTGGCCGGGACCGCCGTCGGCGTGGCATTCCTGCTGCGCGCCACCGCCGATGGATCCGACCTGCCGTGGCTGCGGTGGCTCTCCCCCATCGGCTGGGTCGAGCAGCTGCAGCCGTTCGCCGCGAACCGGTGGCCGGTGCTGTTGCTGTACCCGGCCGCGGCGGTGCTGTTGCTGCTGCCCGCGGCCTGGTACCAGCGCCGCCGGGATCTGGGTGCGGGACTGCTGCCCACCCGGCCCGGTCGTGCCGTGGGCCGGCTGTCCGGGATCGGCGGTCTCGGGGTCCGGCTGCAGTGGGGATCCGCGGCGGGCTGGGCGGTCGGGCTCGCGGTCGCCGGGGCGGTGCTCGGTGGGGTGGCCGGCGGCGCCGATCAGCTGCTGCAGGGCAGTCCACAGATCCAGGAGCTGTTCCGCCGGCTCGGCGGCGACGGCGGGATCTCCGCGGTGGTGCTGGCCGCGATCGGCGGGTTCGTCGGGATCGCGGTGGCCGGGCAGGCGGTGTCCATCGCCCTCCGGCTGCGCGCCGAGGAGGAGGCGGCCCGGACCGAGCTGCTGCTGTCCTGCCCGGTGAGCCGGACCCGGCTGTTCGCGGTGCAGCTGCTGTGGGTGGTGGTCGCCCCGGCCGTGTCACTGACCCTGTGCGGGCTCTCCGCCGGTGTTGCCCTCGGCGCCCGCGGCGGCAGCGGGGCCGGTCTCGGCGACGGACTGTCCGCGCTGCTCGTGCAACTGCCCGCGGTCTGGGTGATGGGCGGGATCGCCCTGCTGCTGGTCGGTCTCGCGCCTCGCGCCATCGGAGTGGCCTGGGCGGCGGTCGGCGTGGCGCTGCTGCTCGGCCAGCTCGGCGACCTGCTGCGGCTGCCGCGCTGGGTCATCGACCTCTCGCCGTTCGGTCACCTGCCGCAGCTGCCCTCGGCGGCGATGGACTGGACCCCGGTCCTGGTGCTGACCGGGATCGCCGCTGTGCTGGTGATCGCCGGGCTGCTCGGATTCCGGCGCCGCGACGTCGGCTGA
- a CDS encoding TetR/AcrR family transcriptional regulator, which produces MRSAQDDDLTTRARIRDAAITLFATHGFARTTVRAIAAAAGVSPALVLHHFGSKDGLRAACDAHISDFFAASVDEVAGADLSTLAELMSARPAEPLHGYVRQALVEGGPFARRFFDGLVEQTRRYLVLATERGDVRSAGDDTGRALALVVMSLGTQLLADYLAPPGTPAPAAQVAAADRVALPLVELLTHGLFTDSRLLDGYLAHLHTRQEEP; this is translated from the coding sequence ATGCGTTCAGCGCAGGACGACGACCTGACCACACGTGCCCGGATCCGGGACGCGGCGATCACCCTGTTCGCCACGCACGGTTTCGCCAGGACGACCGTGCGCGCCATCGCCGCGGCCGCCGGCGTCTCGCCGGCGCTGGTGCTGCACCACTTCGGGTCCAAGGACGGCCTGCGCGCGGCCTGCGACGCCCACATCTCGGACTTCTTCGCCGCCTCGGTGGACGAGGTGGCGGGCGCCGACCTCTCCACGCTCGCGGAACTGATGTCCGCCAGGCCCGCCGAGCCGCTGCACGGCTACGTGCGGCAGGCCCTGGTCGAGGGCGGCCCGTTCGCCCGCCGCTTCTTCGACGGGCTGGTGGAGCAGACCCGGCGCTACCTGGTGCTGGCGACCGAGCGGGGTGACGTCCGGTCGGCCGGTGACGACACCGGCCGCGCCCTCGCGCTGGTGGTGATGAGCCTGGGCACCCAGTTGCTGGCCGACTACCTGGCGCCGCCCGGCACGCCGGCACCGGCGGCGCAGGTCGCCGCCGCGGACCGGGTGGCCCTGCCGCTGGTCGAGCTGCTCACCCATGGGCTGTTCACCGACAGCCGATTGCTGGACGGCTATCTCGCACACCTGCACACCCGCCAGGAGGAACCGTGA
- a CDS encoding xanthine dehydrogenase family protein molybdopterin-binding subunit, translating to MTASLIGAPVARNDAPGKITGTAVYGIDHREVGMAHGAVLRSPVPAGRIVTLDTSPALEVPGVIAVLTAKDQPDLLGGWVLRDQPMLAVDEVRFEGEAIALVIAETREIAKAATTAIVLEIDEWPGIDMDAAIAGHGDPEMRLIHPDWASYQPTGGDFPREGNLAARMFADPPGVDEAFARAAHVVEDTFTVDRQYQAYMEPKSGLATWENGRCTLHTSTQYPFNVRDRVAQYLGMRSSDVRAVGHVIGGGFGGKLDASVEPLAALGARAVGQPLQIRNDREEDILTCPSRENAVIRVRTALDADGVMIARDVLVDSDNGAYSGEMPGLASLPLSILGSVYEIHGPVRVDSRLWYTNTTPTGAFRGVGGLYLYMSQERHMDHIAATLGVDRREYRLRHLFSDGSVTLTGQVLPDASLLAEAFELMEQTVPWEQAHAELGPNQGIGISAGMWMTNPMPGSATVKVNEDGVVQVISGANDNGSGSVSMGLVQIVAETMGVRPDQVVITMPDTDVAGYDGGSQGSRTTHSAGRAARDATADARKQLLDVASGMLEVDPADLLITDGRVEVAGVPERSLSVAEVATAALYSIGHITATSSYATPPVQYNPSCADGLLFPGMATPSYHVHLAVVEIDPVTGGVKVIRYVIVQETGRVINPVGFRGQVQGGVTQAIGYALQEQLRIGPDCRYLERNLHQYRIPLGLDLPDVEIVPMEHPSAAGPFGALGVAEPPITFAPAAIANAVSHALGRACNSLPITPERVLDALVPDAPQERR from the coding sequence GTGACCGCCTCGCTGATCGGCGCCCCGGTCGCCCGGAACGACGCCCCCGGCAAGATCACCGGCACGGCCGTGTACGGCATCGACCACCGCGAGGTCGGCATGGCGCACGGCGCCGTGCTCCGTTCCCCGGTGCCGGCCGGGCGCATCGTCACCCTCGACACCTCGCCCGCACTCGAGGTTCCCGGCGTCATCGCGGTGCTCACCGCGAAGGACCAGCCGGACCTGCTGGGTGGTTGGGTGCTGCGGGACCAGCCGATGCTCGCCGTCGACGAGGTCCGCTTCGAGGGCGAGGCGATCGCCCTGGTGATCGCCGAGACCCGGGAGATCGCCAAGGCGGCGACCACCGCGATCGTGCTGGAGATCGACGAGTGGCCGGGCATCGACATGGACGCCGCGATCGCCGGCCACGGCGACCCGGAGATGCGGTTGATCCACCCCGACTGGGCCTCCTACCAGCCGACCGGCGGGGACTTCCCGCGGGAGGGCAACCTCGCGGCCCGGATGTTCGCCGACCCGCCCGGGGTGGACGAGGCCTTCGCCCGCGCCGCGCACGTCGTCGAGGACACCTTCACCGTCGACCGGCAGTACCAGGCCTACATGGAGCCGAAGTCCGGCCTGGCCACCTGGGAGAACGGCCGCTGCACCCTGCACACCTCCACCCAGTACCCGTTCAACGTGCGTGACCGGGTCGCGCAGTACCTGGGCATGCGGTCCTCGGACGTGCGCGCTGTCGGCCACGTCATCGGCGGCGGCTTCGGCGGCAAGCTGGACGCCTCGGTGGAGCCGCTGGCCGCGCTCGGCGCCCGGGCGGTCGGCCAGCCGCTGCAGATCCGCAACGACCGCGAGGAGGACATCCTCACCTGCCCGAGCCGGGAGAACGCGGTGATCCGGGTCCGCACCGCGCTGGACGCGGACGGCGTAATGATCGCCCGGGACGTGCTGGTGGACAGCGACAACGGCGCGTACAGCGGCGAGATGCCCGGCCTGGCCTCCCTTCCGCTGTCGATCCTCGGCTCGGTCTACGAGATCCACGGCCCGGTGCGGGTCGACTCCCGTCTCTGGTACACCAACACCACCCCGACCGGCGCCTTCCGCGGGGTCGGCGGCCTCTACCTGTACATGTCGCAGGAACGCCACATGGACCACATCGCGGCGACCCTCGGCGTGGACCGCCGCGAGTACCGGCTGCGCCACCTGTTCTCCGACGGCTCGGTCACGCTGACCGGCCAGGTGCTGCCCGACGCGTCGCTGCTCGCCGAGGCCTTCGAGCTGATGGAGCAGACGGTGCCGTGGGAGCAGGCGCACGCCGAGCTCGGTCCCAACCAGGGGATCGGTATCTCCGCGGGCATGTGGATGACCAACCCGATGCCCGGCTCGGCCACTGTCAAGGTGAACGAGGACGGCGTCGTGCAGGTGATCAGCGGCGCCAACGACAACGGCTCGGGTTCGGTGTCGATGGGGCTGGTGCAGATCGTCGCGGAGACCATGGGGGTGCGGCCGGACCAGGTCGTGATCACCATGCCGGACACGGATGTCGCCGGCTACGACGGCGGCTCGCAGGGCAGCCGCACCACGCACTCCGCCGGCCGGGCCGCGCGGGACGCCACCGCCGATGCCCGCAAGCAGCTGCTCGACGTGGCCTCCGGGATGCTCGAGGTCGATCCCGCCGACCTGCTGATCACCGACGGCCGGGTCGAGGTGGCCGGGGTGCCGGAGCGCAGCCTGTCCGTCGCCGAGGTGGCCACCGCCGCCCTGTACTCGATCGGCCACATCACGGCGACCAGCTCCTACGCCACGCCGCCCGTGCAGTACAACCCGAGCTGTGCCGACGGACTGCTGTTCCCCGGCATGGCCACCCCCAGCTACCACGTGCACCTCGCCGTGGTCGAGATCGACCCTGTCACCGGTGGTGTCAAGGTCATCCGGTACGTGATCGTGCAGGAGACGGGCCGGGTCATCAACCCGGTCGGGTTCCGCGGGCAGGTGCAGGGCGGTGTCACCCAGGCCATCGGGTACGCCCTGCAGGAGCAGCTCCGCATCGGTCCGGACTGCCGCTACCTCGAACGCAACCTGCACCAGTACCGGATCCCGCTCGGGCTCGACCTGCCCGACGTCGAGATCGTCCCCATGGAACATCCCAGTGCCGCCGGGCCTTTCGGCGCGCTGGGCGTCGCGGAACCACCCATCACCTTCGCCCCGGCCGCCATCGCCAACGCCGTCAGCCACGCCCTCGGGCGCGCCTGCAACTCGTTGCCGATCACCCCGGAGCGGGTCCTGGACGCACTCGTCCCGGACGCACCACAGGAGAGACGTTGA
- a CDS encoding ABC transporter ATP-binding protein — MKGVRKTFGHVVALDDLDLTVGTGEVHGFLGPNGAGKSTTIRVLLGLLRPDAGSALLLGGDPFADAVALHRRLAYVPGDVTLWPNLTGGEVIDLLGRLRGPVEPARRADLLERFELDPRRRGRTYSKGNRQKVALVAALAADVELLVLDEPTSGLDPLMEAVFQDEIRRARERGTTVLLSSHILSEVESLCDRVSIVRAGRVVETGSLSQLRHLTRTSLAADLDAVPGGLDALPGVHDLRVEGSRVELAVDSDRLGPVLEAFTAAGVRTLTASPPTLEELFLRHYREEPATGGAR; from the coding sequence ATGAAAGGTGTCCGGAAGACGTTCGGGCACGTGGTCGCACTGGACGACCTCGACCTGACGGTGGGCACCGGCGAGGTGCACGGCTTCCTGGGGCCCAACGGCGCCGGGAAGTCCACCACCATCCGGGTGCTGCTCGGCCTGCTCCGGCCGGATGCCGGGTCGGCCCTGCTGCTGGGTGGTGATCCGTTCGCCGACGCCGTGGCGCTGCACCGCCGGCTGGCCTACGTCCCCGGCGATGTCACTCTCTGGCCGAACCTCACCGGCGGCGAGGTGATCGACCTGCTGGGCCGGTTGCGCGGCCCGGTCGAACCGGCCCGACGGGCGGATCTGCTGGAGCGCTTCGAACTCGACCCCCGGCGGCGCGGCCGGACGTACTCCAAGGGCAACCGGCAGAAGGTGGCGCTGGTCGCGGCGCTGGCCGCCGACGTGGAGCTGCTCGTGCTGGACGAGCCGACCAGCGGGCTGGACCCGTTGATGGAGGCCGTGTTCCAGGACGAGATCCGGCGGGCCCGGGAGCGCGGCACGACCGTCCTGCTGTCCAGCCACATCCTGTCCGAGGTGGAGTCGCTGTGCGACCGGGTCAGCATCGTCCGGGCCGGTCGGGTGGTCGAGACGGGTTCCCTGTCCCAGCTGCGTCATCTCACCCGGACCTCGCTGGCGGCCGACCTGGACGCCGTCCCTGGCGGTCTCGACGCGCTGCCCGGAGTGCACGACCTGCGGGTCGAGGGTTCCCGGGTCGAGCTGGCGGTGGACTCCGACCGCCTCGGGCCGGTGCTCGAGGCGTTCACCGCTGCCGGGGTCCGGACGCTGACCGCGTCCCCGCCCACGCTCGAGGAGCTGTTCCTCCGTCACTACCGCGAGGAACCGGCCACCGGCGGCGCGCGATGA
- the metX gene encoding homoserine O-acetyltransferase MetX has protein sequence MTAVSAGPDGSPAVGSGRHAREIGDLPLDSGHVLPAVTMAYETWGRLSPERDNVVLVLHALTGDAHVVGDVGPDQPTPGWWDGLIGPGSPIDDAEYFVIAANVLGGCRGSTGPSSTGPDGRPWGSRFPEITVRDQVRAEHRLLQQLGITSLAAVLGGSMGGMRALEWGVEHAGYVREVIAVATTAAASADQIAWATPQLAAIRMDPAFAGGDYHGGPAPVAGMAVARQIAHTTYRSAQELEDRFGRDEQPGGGFAVGSYLTYHGEKLGRRFDPGSYLVLTEVMNGHDLGRGRGGVDAALAMITAPITVAVVDSDRLYTPAEGARIATAPTARPLQVIHSRHGHDGFLIEADRIGDIVRTALAAGKSS, from the coding sequence ATGACCGCGGTGTCGGCCGGGCCCGACGGCTCACCCGCCGTCGGGTCCGGTCGGCATGCGCGGGAGATCGGTGACCTGCCACTGGATTCCGGTCACGTGCTGCCGGCGGTCACCATGGCGTACGAGACCTGGGGCCGGTTGTCGCCGGAGCGGGACAACGTGGTGCTGGTGCTGCACGCCCTCACCGGTGACGCCCACGTGGTCGGCGACGTCGGTCCGGACCAGCCCACCCCCGGCTGGTGGGACGGGCTGATCGGGCCGGGGTCACCCATCGACGACGCCGAGTACTTCGTGATCGCCGCGAACGTGCTCGGCGGGTGCCGGGGCAGCACCGGCCCGTCGTCGACCGGCCCGGACGGCCGGCCCTGGGGGTCACGGTTCCCGGAGATCACCGTGCGGGACCAGGTGCGGGCCGAGCACCGGTTGCTGCAGCAGCTCGGGATCACCTCGCTGGCTGCGGTCCTCGGTGGCTCCATGGGCGGGATGCGCGCGCTGGAATGGGGTGTCGAGCACGCCGGTTACGTGCGCGAGGTGATCGCGGTGGCCACCACCGCGGCCGCCTCCGCGGACCAGATCGCCTGGGCCACACCGCAGCTGGCCGCGATCCGGATGGACCCGGCGTTCGCCGGCGGCGACTACCACGGCGGTCCGGCACCGGTCGCCGGGATGGCGGTGGCCCGGCAGATCGCACACACCACCTACCGCAGCGCGCAGGAGCTCGAGGACCGGTTCGGCCGGGACGAGCAGCCGGGCGGCGGCTTCGCGGTCGGCTCCTACCTCACCTACCACGGCGAGAAGCTGGGCCGCCGCTTCGATCCCGGCTCCTACCTGGTGCTCACCGAGGTGATGAACGGCCACGACCTCGGCCGTGGCCGCGGCGGCGTCGACGCCGCACTGGCCATGATCACCGCCCCGATCACCGTGGCGGTGGTGGACAGCGACCGCCTCTACACACCCGCCGAGGGCGCGCGGATCGCCACCGCGCCCACCGCGCGTCCGCTGCAGGTCATCCACTCCCGGCACGGTCACGACGGTTTCCTCATCGAGGCGGACCGGATCGGCGACATCGTGCGCACGGCGCTGGCCGCCGGGAAGAGCTCCTGA
- a CDS encoding (2Fe-2S)-binding protein produces MNQISAEINGRVRSCAPLGAESLLHSLRERWELRGAKEGCLEGECGACTVLLDGRAVDSCLVPTAAVDGRSVRTIEGLAGSPVGTALQGAFQAHGAVQCGFCTPGMIVSLTDLLEHNPDPDRGQVLDAVTGNICRCTGYVQIVEAALAAAATLRGETS; encoded by the coding sequence ATGAACCAGATCTCCGCCGAGATCAACGGCCGGGTGCGGAGCTGTGCGCCGCTGGGTGCCGAGTCGCTGCTGCACTCGCTGCGCGAGCGCTGGGAACTGCGCGGCGCGAAAGAGGGCTGCCTGGAAGGGGAGTGCGGCGCCTGCACGGTGCTGCTGGACGGCCGCGCGGTCGACTCCTGCCTGGTGCCCACCGCCGCCGTCGACGGCCGCTCCGTCCGCACCATCGAAGGACTCGCCGGTTCGCCGGTCGGGACCGCACTGCAGGGCGCCTTCCAGGCACACGGCGCCGTGCAGTGCGGGTTCTGCACCCCCGGGATGATCGTCTCGCTCACCGATCTGCTGGAGCACAACCCGGACCCGGACCGAGGTCAGGTGCTGGACGCCGTCACCGGCAACATCTGCCGCTGCACCGGTTACGTCCAGATCGTCGAGGCCGCCCTCGCCGCCGCCGCGACCCTGCGCGGGGAGACCTCGTGA
- the fgd gene encoding glucose-6-phosphate dehydrogenase (coenzyme-F420), whose amino-acid sequence MAVRFGYKASAEFFGPRELIELGVLAEQSGFDSVFVSDHLQPWRHDGGHAPATLPWLGALGERTSRILFGTSVLTPTFRYHPAVIAQAFGTLGLLYPGRVVLGVGSGEALNEVPLRSSWPDGRERFARLKEAVTLIRKLWAGDRVHFDGTWYSTDNATVYDRPEVPVPIWIGASGPAATRLAGRIADGFITTSGKSTAQYTETLLPALAEGAARSRRSLTDLELMIEVKVSFDPDPARALADTASWATLALTPEERAGVTDPLELQRIAAAVTPERAAARWIVSSDPDEHVERIGRYLDLGFTHLVFQAPGPDQARFLELYGSQVLPRLRAR is encoded by the coding sequence GTGGCGGTGCGGTTCGGCTACAAGGCGTCCGCCGAGTTCTTCGGGCCACGTGAGCTGATCGAGCTCGGTGTGCTGGCCGAGCAGAGCGGGTTCGACTCCGTCTTCGTCTCCGACCACCTGCAGCCCTGGCGGCACGACGGCGGCCACGCCCCGGCCACCCTGCCCTGGTTGGGTGCCCTCGGCGAACGGACCAGCCGGATCCTGTTCGGCACCTCGGTGCTCACCCCGACCTTCCGCTACCACCCCGCGGTGATCGCGCAGGCGTTCGGCACCCTCGGTCTGCTGTACCCGGGCCGGGTCGTGCTCGGCGTGGGATCGGGGGAGGCGCTCAACGAGGTGCCGCTGCGGTCGTCCTGGCCGGACGGCCGGGAGCGGTTCGCCCGCCTCAAGGAGGCCGTCACGCTGATCCGGAAGCTGTGGGCCGGCGACCGGGTGCACTTCGACGGGACCTGGTACTCCACCGACAACGCCACTGTCTACGACCGGCCCGAGGTGCCGGTGCCGATCTGGATCGGCGCCTCCGGACCGGCCGCGACCCGGCTGGCCGGGCGGATCGCCGACGGGTTCATCACCACCTCCGGCAAGTCGACCGCCCAGTACACCGAGACCCTGTTGCCGGCCCTGGCCGAGGGTGCGGCCCGGTCCCGGCGCAGCCTCACCGACCTCGAGCTGATGATCGAGGTCAAGGTGTCCTTCGACCCGGACCCGGCCCGGGCGCTGGCGGACACGGCGTCCTGGGCCACCCTCGCGCTGACCCCGGAGGAGCGGGCCGGGGTGACCGACCCGCTCGAACTGCAGCGGATCGCCGCTGCGGTCACCCCGGAGCGGGCCGCGGCGCGCTGGATCGTCTCCTCGGATCCCGACGAGCACGTCGAACGCATCGGTCGCTACCTGGATCTCGGCTTCACCCACCTGGTCTTCCAGGCGCCCGGACCGGACCAGGCCCGGTTCCTCGAGCTCTACGGGTCGCAGGTGCTGCCCCGGTTGCGGGCCCGCTGA
- a CDS encoding bifunctional o-acetylhomoserine/o-acetylserine sulfhydrylase — protein MSPNWSFETRQIHAGQTPDPTTKARALPIYQTTSFAFDSSEHGRKLFALEELGNIYTRIHNPTTDVVEQRIASLEGGTGALLVASGQAAETLAILAIAEAGDHVVSSPRLYGGTYNLFHYTLPKYGISVDFVEDPDDLESWQAAVRPNTKLFYAESISNPQLDVLDFRGVSDVAHRNGVPLIVDNTVPSPYLIRPIEHGADIVVHSATKYLGGHGTAIGGVIVDGGTFDWSADPEKFANFNNPDPSYNNLVWARDLGPNGLFGINVSFIFKTRLQLLRDIGPAISPFNAFLLAQGIETLSLRVQRHNENALAVARFLEGRDEVESVSYPQLESSKWHALQQQYAPLGGGPIVSFEIKGGVEAGQTFTDALELFTNLANIGDVRSLVIHPASTTHSQLSEAEQFTTGVTPGLIRLAVGTESIDDILADLDAGFRAAKG, from the coding sequence ATGAGCCCCAACTGGTCCTTCGAGACCCGGCAGATCCACGCCGGCCAGACCCCGGATCCCACCACCAAGGCCCGGGCCCTGCCGATCTACCAGACCACCTCGTTCGCCTTCGACTCCAGCGAGCACGGCCGCAAGCTGTTCGCGCTGGAGGAGCTCGGCAACATCTACACCCGGATCCACAACCCCACCACCGATGTCGTCGAGCAGCGGATCGCCTCCCTGGAAGGTGGCACCGGTGCGCTGCTGGTCGCGTCCGGCCAGGCGGCCGAGACGCTGGCGATCCTCGCCATCGCCGAGGCCGGTGACCACGTGGTGTCCTCGCCGCGGCTCTACGGCGGTACCTACAACCTCTTCCACTACACGCTGCCGAAGTACGGCATCAGCGTCGACTTCGTGGAGGATCCGGACGATCTCGAGTCCTGGCAGGCCGCCGTCAGGCCGAACACCAAGCTGTTCTACGCGGAGTCGATCTCGAACCCGCAGCTGGACGTGCTGGACTTCCGCGGTGTCTCCGACGTGGCGCACCGCAACGGCGTGCCGCTGATCGTCGACAACACGGTGCCCAGCCCGTATCTCATCCGGCCGATCGAGCACGGCGCGGACATCGTGGTGCACTCGGCGACCAAGTACCTCGGCGGCCACGGCACCGCCATCGGCGGCGTGATCGTGGACGGCGGCACCTTCGACTGGAGCGCCGACCCGGAGAAGTTCGCGAACTTCAACAACCCGGATCCGAGCTACAACAACCTGGTCTGGGCCCGGGATCTCGGCCCGAACGGGCTGTTCGGCATCAACGTGTCGTTCATCTTCAAGACCCGGCTGCAGCTGCTCCGCGACATCGGGCCGGCGATCTCCCCGTTCAACGCCTTCCTGCTCGCCCAGGGCATCGAGACGCTGAGCCTGCGGGTGCAGCGGCACAACGAGAACGCGCTGGCCGTCGCCCGTTTCCTGGAGGGCCGGGACGAGGTCGAGTCGGTGTCGTACCCCCAGCTGGAGTCCAGCAAGTGGCACGCGCTGCAGCAGCAGTACGCACCGCTGGGCGGCGGCCCGATCGTCTCCTTCGAGATCAAGGGCGGTGTGGAGGCCGGGCAGACCTTCACCGACGCGCTCGAGCTGTTCACCAACCTGGCGAACATCGGCGACGTCCGGTCGCTGGTCATCCACCCGGCCTCGACCACGCACTCGCAGCTGTCCGAGGCCGAGCAGTTCACCACCGGTGTCACCCCCGGCCTGATCCGGCTGGCCGTCGGCACCGAGTCGATCGACGACATCCTGGCCGACCTCGACGCCGGGTTCCGCGCGGCGAAGGGCTGA
- a CDS encoding FAD binding domain-containing protein, which yields MTATSTAFAPPGVRITDTTDEVLAALAALGSDATVMAGGTEVMIRLRRREIDPKLLLHIGRHSELRTITEDAVVDPDGGAAAAALRIGATVTHHDLLADPRVPELVKITAERIGYPQTQELGTVGGNLIIAHPADLATPFLVHDAQAVLSSQAGTRTVAVADLMLGDRLTAIRPDELLSSVTLPTLPGAVTGYRKVGRRGEMDAPIITVAILLQFGTGATITDARVAVGSYADVPFRARALEQALVRTGLPDGPAIAELSRLADLGAEAVEDVKATARYRRTLLPRLVADVLTGCLARGVDR from the coding sequence ATGACAGCGACCAGCACGGCGTTCGCGCCGCCCGGGGTGCGCATCACCGACACCACCGACGAGGTGCTCGCCGCCCTCGCCGCCCTCGGGTCCGATGCGACGGTGATGGCCGGCGGCACCGAGGTGATGATCCGCCTGCGCCGCCGCGAGATCGACCCGAAGCTGTTGCTGCACATCGGTCGTCACTCGGAACTGCGCACGATCACCGAGGACGCCGTCGTCGATCCGGACGGCGGTGCGGCGGCCGCGGCTCTGCGGATCGGCGCCACGGTGACCCACCACGACCTGCTGGCCGACCCCCGGGTGCCGGAGCTGGTCAAGATCACCGCCGAGCGGATCGGCTACCCGCAGACCCAGGAGCTGGGTACGGTCGGCGGCAACCTGATCATCGCGCACCCGGCGGACCTGGCCACGCCGTTCTTGGTGCACGATGCACAGGCGGTGCTCAGCTCGCAGGCCGGCACCCGGACCGTTGCCGTCGCCGACCTGATGCTCGGCGACCGGCTGACCGCGATCCGGCCCGACGAACTGCTCTCCTCGGTCACCCTGCCGACGCTCCCGGGAGCGGTCACCGGCTACCGCAAGGTCGGCCGCCGCGGCGAGATGGACGCCCCCATCATCACTGTCGCGATCCTGCTGCAGTTCGGCACCGGTGCCACGATCACCGACGCCCGGGTGGCGGTCGGGTCCTACGCCGACGTCCCGTTCCGGGCCCGCGCGCTCGAGCAGGCACTGGTGCGCACCGGTCTCCCGGACGGGCCGGCGATCGCCGAGCTGTCCCGGCTGGCCGACCTCGGCGCCGAAGCGGTCGAGGACGTCAAGGCCACCGCCCGTTACCGCCGCACGCTGCTGCCCCGCCTGGTCGCCGATGTGCTGACCGGCTGCCTGGCCCGAGGAGTGGACCGATGA